A window of Euwallacea similis isolate ESF13 chromosome 10, ESF131.1, whole genome shotgun sequence contains these coding sequences:
- the LOC136411586 gene encoding LOW QUALITY PROTEIN: microtubule-associated protein futsch-like (The sequence of the model RefSeq protein was modified relative to this genomic sequence to represent the inferred CDS: inserted 1 base in 1 codon): MVEMERSNRHRNRQRNKARKAPKVPIKTWRWEDVRRARKRGGYPWTHLYKKPFNEVVDPDQFTMDAFRRAKSSSPMGRVDISEVSSWADYSGKTTPTLLQELINEPLENVTATKTSRPGSVVIEEIDDDSPTSKLRESRAGSAGSSVISQYLDKEEPESAPSTKPDKATRSEEEPEGEKKRRKSIESSHSRYSLSQLGVVKKLQDVKRKIKVPKISFPTKKKSRKRISPPKEEKPKKQPKKSIKPQEPVKPVYIHIPLKPPPGQSDEFSHLEFEPKEGGKERKPPLKINPAMKQLLKDVRKLGNKEQENAGRNQENAESREESAEFQSSESQPQKQKEDVTQAGASEKVTEVQANEELRKQPEGFPLIEKPSEDTPSTDTPKTDSQIEKKPANADTECEESFPKEKKPVEDPLPGGDENIKSDPDVFDNLFKASASKAGPSIPAVPRNVRSRSAEPQAKRRHSLESSYSRKSLSQLAFMKKLKEASEKIKNAFSMDNLKRKLSSTRKRKQEEEKLKEEEKGKHKRIKPTSVVKPDQFDQSKKVEPVYIHIPLKPPEGESDEFSYLSEEPVTQPEPKKDERTDSLDSTQGDGVHFIFLTPPSDDELLDKDPDIPETPSSDEGICFTTLRKLAKDAVDQVSPEDKKALETVSEEVVGEKISEVGDLIENGAVKEAQPQEQMVVDVEDGLNEAATKTEDVLLKSAIKSSDSAGQKRVSFKKKSKGTKEKKDEDSGYEVIEPPKEESSKPESCPEIEAEKCLIAGDLNVSVEEDPIGLAEGGLHEDNKWSNDTGDHEYEPISAPQDLTVNVSVVDGDSDPKVIISATEILEAPVEEKKRSFFDRFHRDKGERRKSQSDDTESRSSHNQDREERGKSPNKLQMALKHGAEQIKTKSNQLRDKLHNIHLPKTPELKKPQFKKPDFKGFKLPKIPDTTTLHLPHISLPGARKTSETKTVETRQYSTESNAGDSEEQPKRHRFDLTFGGTFPRFRKTKKPRASPEVVFATVPRTKKAPPGFSASSEGSDQPSMEFQQVKIDMELLRRYSGDDDEPDETDNHQDINCADYVSRWQHGNFAPPQGDPSEEERIIGELVEQRFGKLPSHHRIGSETLEERLRRDEERPRYIEIEEEEFDIRMLEKDHMVTDLDNLEEDQGGSSEGSGSLRRRGRLGQLDINSDEFFVVHEIREGFQTPANALAQMNEYDPIGSNRSLPVAQEPVKKAPIKKPKRKKTPHASQEEIPGDEESIDGLESPSRPKRRSKRVKKRDKEEPIAPYQETITMERGYPHGQRIDFPRESLGILGDDEGDDQELEEYLRRQIVQPDLPPRKHRSLKSLTQSENESILIEQQPESPPRRPSRRSRSNTSTMSRKSPPPLEDEVFKRQLQEKLKSATQPPLQECVEEPCMQDIRDYMGYSIVDKSKQRDPPLPPPRTPARRKKRSVETEEQKFATVPRSFGERPPVRPLRNYSTLSHVRSACQSPSYENNDKENVNIIQYVEIDDDVNKDLVSGDVIQKMRQRPLPAPPRPPRKPKTSRHSLQDITSQSNIFAQEETVSTQTEPLPPDFDCEEVRQEPTDTILLPRNSAKEDVVVQRFELYDPRKEVRKELITPTQYSFEETVTHGTLVVRPLDGTQLVPEHQLSKERIVPISRTSKEGSEEETSEVPECFRRLRNPESGDEQVKVLQAEKLQVADMDVDRLRVNQLITSRIVTSEIDSSSITTKEISGKEGSVRLTDVELPPYVLEQLLTRQPDSSEQPLAQKKTPTETQSHDVEVEPPLPPPRGCTLQETSPTSPTASPRXSARRVMGSAHVPEAHAVPRTQMLDPEVDDQPPPRPPQPLESSLYLPSQPPASFYALRAKQFVDENIPAVPRRRRHHRSRPVSRSHSTSEELSSTTGGPNRSPRLARRVSEPSISELSGRLIQACGARINNSLKRLIYHLTENLLRNADGNQDLHVFMIILLVLIAGLILLGYGEERTIVHLHHWEFFNSPKDL, encoded by the exons ATGGTGGAAATGGAACGCAGCAATAGACACCGAAATCGACAGCGCAACAAAG CCAGGAAAGCCCCAAAGGTCCCCATCAAAACTTGGCGGTGGGAGGACGTGCGACGCGCCAGGAAACGCGGAGGATACCCCTGGACTCATCTATATAAGAAGCCCTTCAACGAGGTGGTGGATCCGGACCAATTCACCATGGACGCTTTCAG AAGAGCCAAGTCGTCTTCTCCCATGGGGCGGGTGGACATATCGGAAGTTTCCTCCTGGGCGGATTACAGCGGCAAAACCACGCCCACGCTGCTGCAGGAGCTGATAAACGAACCGTTGGAAAATGTGACCGCTACGAAGACCAGCAGGCCTGGATCGGTAGTTATTGAGGAGATTGACGATGATTCGCCG ACCTCAAAATTGAGGGAATCGAGAGCCGGCAGTGCCGGAAGCTCGGTGATTAGCCAATACCTCGACAAAGAAGAACCGGAATCGGCACCCTCTACGAAACCAGACAAAGCTACCAGGTCAG AAGAAGAACCCGAAGGGGAAAAGAAGAGGAGGAAATCCATAGAGAGCAGCCACAGTCGGTACAGCCTTTCCCAATTGGGCGTGGTGAAAAAACTGCAGGACGTAAAGCGCAAAATCAAGGTCCCGAAAATATCATTCCCGACTAAGAAG AAGTCGCGTAAACGCATCAGCCCCCCCAAAGAAGAAAAGCCCAAGAAACAACCCAAGAAATCAATCAAACCGCAAGAACCAGTCAAACCTGTATATATTCACATCCCTCTGAAACCACCCCCTGGCCAGTCCGATGAGTTCTCCCATTTGGAGTTCGAACCTAAGGAAGGGGGCAAGGAGAGGAAACCTCCTCTAAAAATCAACCCTGCAATGAAACAACTGCTGAAGGATGTACGAAAACTGGGGAACAAGGAACAGGAGAACGCAGGAAGGAACCAAGAAAATGCAGAAAGCCGAGAAGAAAGTGCTGAGTTTCAGAGCAGTGAATCGCAACCTCAGAAACAAAAAGAAGACGTTACTCAAGCAGGGGCATCTGAAAAAGTCACGGAAGTGCAGGCAAATGAAGAACTGCGCAAGCAACCGGAAGGTTTTCCACTAATAGAGAAGCCTTCTGAAGATACACCTTCAACGGACACACCTAAAACTGACTCTCAGATAGAGAAGAAACCTGCTAATGCTGACACGGAATGTGAAGAATCTTTCCCCAAAGAGAAGAAACCCGTCGAAGATCCCCTCCCTGGGGGAGACGAGAACATCAAATCCGACCCTGACGTTTTTGATAACCTCTTCAAAGCCAGTGCTTCCAAAGCAGGCCCATCTATACCTGCTGTACCTCGAAACGTACGAAGTAGGAGTGCAGAACCTCAGGCGAAGAGGCGTCACTCCTTGGAGAGTAGCTACAGCAGGAAGAGTCTCTCCCAACTGGCCTTTATGAAGAAACTTAAGGAGGCTTCAGAGAAGATTAAGAACGCTTTCTCTATGGACAATTTGAAACGCAAACTGTCGTCGACAAGGAAGAGGAAGCAGGAGGAAGAGAAGCTGAAGGAGGAGGAGAAGGGGAAACATAAGAGGATAAAACCGACTAGCGTGGTTAAACCTGACCAGTTTGATCAGTCCAAAAAGGTGGAGCCTGTTTACATTCACATACCCTTAAAGCCTCCTGAAGGGGAGAGTGATGAATTTTCCTATTTATCTGAAGAGCCGGTAACGCAGCCTGAACCAAAAAAGGACGAGAGGACTGATAGTTTGGACAGCACTCAGGGAGATGGAGTGCACTTCATATTTTTGACTCCTCCCAGTGATGACGAACTTTTGGATAAG GACCCAGATATACCCGAAACGCCCTCTTCAGATGAAGGAATATGTTTCACCACCTTGAGGAAGCTGGCCAAAGACGCGGTGGACCAAGTGTCCCCTGAAGACAAAAAGGCATTGGAGACTGTCAGCGAGGAGGTAGTGGGAGAGAAGATATCTGAAGTT GGAGATTTGATCGAAAATGGGGCAGTGAAGGAAGCGCAGCCGCAAGAACAAATGGTCGTTGACGTCGAGGATGGCCTCAATGAGGCTGCCACTAAGACTGAGGACGTCCTGCTGAAGTCGGCTATCAAGTCCTCAGACTCAGCGGGGCAG AAGCGGGTATCCTTTAAGAAGAAATCAAAGGGAACGAAAGAGAAAAAAGATGAGGATAGCGGGTATGAGGTCATCGAACCTCCTAAAGAGGAGTCATCTAAACCGGAATCTTGTCCCGaaattgaagcagaaaagtgtCTTATTGCTGGGGATTTAAACGTTTCAGTGGAAGAAGATCCAATTGGGCTGGCCGAGGGAGGTTTGCATGAGGACAATAAATGGTCGAATGATACAGG TGACCACGAATACGAGCCAATCAGCGCCCCTCAAGACCTAACCGTGAACGTCTCCGTCGTGGACGGCGACAGCGACCCAAAAGTGATCATCAGCGccactgaaattttggaagcACCAGTGGAGGAGAAGAAGAGATCGTTCTTCGACAGGTTCCATCGAGACAAAGGGGAGCGCAGGAAAAGTCAAAGCGATGACACGGAATCCCGGAGCAGCCACAATCAGGATAGGGAGGAGCGCGGCAAAAGCCCGAACAAGCTGCAGATGGCGCTGAAGCATGGCGCGGAACAAATCAAAACCAAGTCGAATCAGCTGCGCGACAAGTTGCACAACATCCATCTGCCGAAGACGCCCGAGCTGAAGAAACCGCAGTTCAAGAAGCCGGACTTCAAAGGTTTCAAGTTGCCGAAGATTCCCGATACGACCACGCTGCATTTGCCGCACATCAGCTTGCCCGGTGCCAGGAAAACGAGCGAGACAAAAACTGTTGAGACGAGACAGTACTCGACCGAGTCGAATGCCG GTGACTCGGAGGAACAACCGAAACGACACAGATTCGACTTGACGTTCGGAGGAACCTTTCCCCGCTTCAGGAAAACGAAGAAACCTCGTGCCAGTCCAGAGGTGGTGTTCGCCACGGTACCCAGAACCAAGAAAGCACCACCGGGGTTTTCGGCTTCTTCTGAGGGCTCTGATCAGCCCTCAATGGAATTCCAACAAG tgaaaatagATATGGAGCTACTGAGACGTTATTCGGGGGACGATGACGAACCTGACGAAACAGACAACCATCAGGACATCAACTGCGCAGATTACGTAAGTAGATGGCAACACGGCAACTTTGCCCCCCCGCAAGGGGACCCCAGCGAAGAGGAGCGCATCATCGGTGAGCTGGTAGAGCAGCGATTCGGGAAACTTCCCTCCCATCATAG GATTGGCTCAGAAACTTTAGAAGAACGGCTCAGACGGGACGAAGAACGGCCCCGGTACATAGAAATTGAAGAGGAAGAGTTCGACATTCGCATGCTGGAGAAAGATCACATGGTGACGGATCTGGACAACTTGGAGGAGGACCAGGGAGGTTCAAGCGAAGGGAGCGGGAGCTTGCGCAGACGCGGTCGCTTGGGACAGTTGGACATTAACTCTGACGAGTTCTTCGTGGTGCACGAAATCAGAGAGGGTTTTCAAACGCCGGCGAATGCTTTGGCTCAAATGAACGAATACGACCCTATTGGGTCCAACAGGAGTCTACCCGTGGCACAAGAGCCGGTCAAGAAAGCTCCGATCAAAAAGCCGAAGAGGAAAAAGACTCCGCATGCGTCTCAAGAAGAAATACCT GGCGACGAAGAGTCGATAGATGGTCTGGAGTCACCTTCGCGGCCCAAAAGGAGGAGCAAACGAGTCAAAAAGAGAGACAAGGAAGAGCCCATTGCGCCTTATCAAGAAACAATTACTATGGAACGTGGGTATCCACATGGGCAAAG GATAGACTTCCCCCGGGAAAGCCTCGGCATCCTGGGAGATGATGAGGGTGACGATCAAGAACTTGAAGAATACCTGCGCAGACAGATAGTGCAGCCCGACCTCCCTCCAAGGAAGCATCGCAGCTTGAAGAGTCTCACTCAATCAGAAAACGAGTCTATATTGATAGAGCAACAGCCAGAGTCGCCTCCCAGGAGGCCTAGCAGAAGGTCGCGGTCTAATACCAGCACTATGTCCAGGAAATCTCCTCCTCCTCTTGAGGATGAAGTTTTCAAGAGGCAACTTCAAG aaaaactaaaaagcgCAACGCAACCGCCTCTCCAGGAATGCGTGGAGGAACCTTGCATGCAAGACATCAGGGACTACATGGGTTACTCCATTGTGGATAAATCTAAGCAACGCGATCCTCCCCTGCCTCCTCCAAGGACTCCTGCTAGGCGAAAAAAGCGCTCG GTTGAAACAGAGGAGCAAAAATTCGCAACGGTGCCTCGCAGTTTCGGGGAACGACCTCCAGTGCGTCCTTTGCGCAACTACAGCACCTTAAGTCACGTGAGGAGCGCCTGTCAATCCCCCTCTTACGAAAATAACGACAAGGAGAATGTGAATATCATCCAATACGTAGAAATCGACGATGATGTCAATAAGGATTTGGTCTCCGGTGATGTTATCCAGAAAATGAGGCAGAGACCTTTACCGGCGCCTCCAAGACCCCCGCGCAAGCCCAAGACCTCCAGACACTCCCTGCAGGACATAACCTCCCAATCGAACATTTTTGCTCAAGAGGAGACCGTCAGTACTCAAACCGAGCCTCTACCTCCAGATTTTGACTGCGAAGAGGTCCGACAGGAGCCCACAGACACCATACTACTGCCCAGAAATTCTGCGAAGGAAGACGTGGTTGTGCAAAGGTTCGAGCTGTATGACCCTCGCAAAGAGGTTCGGAAGGAGCTGATTACTCCTACTCAGTACTCATTTGAGGAGACTGTGACCCATGGAACTTTGGTAGTACGACCATTGGATGGAACCCAACTGGTGCCCGAACATCAGCTGTCTAAAGAGCGAATCGTGCCGATCTCCAGGACCTCCAAGGAAGGTTCGGAGGAGGAGACGTCGGAGGTGCCGGAGTGTTTTAGGAGGCTCAGAAATCCTGAGAGTGGGGATGAGCAGGTTAAGGTGTTGCAAGCAGAGAAGCTTCAG GTCGCCGATATGGACGTTGACCGCCTGAGAGTGAACCAGCTTATAACCTCCCGAATAGTGACGTCAGAAATCGACTCGTCCTCCATCACCACTAAGGAAATCTCCGGCAAAGAGGGCTCCGTGAGACTAACCGACGTAGAGCTGCCTCCGTATGTCTTAGAGCAGCTTTTGACCAGACAACCCGACTCTTCGGAGCAGCCGCTCgcccaaaaaaaaactccaaCTGAGACGCAAAGCCACGACGTAGAAGTAGAGCCCCCGCTGCCCCCACCCCGAGGCTGTACCCTCCAAGAAACGTCTCCCACCAGTCCCACAGCTTCCCCTA TGAGTGCGCGTCGTGTGATGGGAAGTGCTCATGTCCCTGAGGCTCATGCCGTCCCTAGAACTCAAATGCTGGACCCCGAAGTGGACGACCAGCCTCCCCCTCGGCCTCCCCAGCCGCTGGAAAGCAGCCTCTACCTTCCCTCCCAGCCTCCGGCTAGTTTCTACGCCTTGCGAGCCAAGCAGTTTGTTGACGAGAACATTCCAGCTGTGCCGAGGCGGAGGCGGCACCACCGATCCAGGCCTGTATCCAG GTCTCATTCAACCTCAGAGGAGCTGTCCTCGACCACCGGAGGTCCAAATAGATCCCCTCGGCTGGCGCGCAGGGTTTCTGAGCCCTCGATATCTGAGCTTTCCGGCCGCCTGATCCAGGCCTGCGGTGCCCGCATCAACAACTCCTTAAAAAGACTGATCTATCACCTGACCGAGAACCTCCTGCGCAACGCCGACGGCAACCAGGACCTGCACGTGTTCATGATCATTCTGCTGGTACTGATTGCCGGTTTGATTCTGTTGGGGTACGGCGAGGAGCGCACCATTGTCCACTTACACCATTGGGAGTTCTTCAACTCGCCCAAGGACTTgtga